The genomic stretch catttaGCTTAAGTGAATTTGATTTCACGATCtaagtttttttgtttctttcttaaggtaatttaagttgataatggcTATCCATGCCTCTGCAATGATTATAAATGATGATACCAAAATAGATGATGAGAAAGAGagcagaattttttttgttgcttattCATTTACATGACATTTCAGCATATCACTGTGCTATGACGAAAAATACACATAATTGTCCGTACAATAATACATAATCTAGTCCAGTGGGCTGCTACCTGAAATGTAATGAGTTCCACACCCACATCTCACTTTATCGGCTCTATTGGTCTGATAGATAGTGGAATGATCCACTCATCCACACCCCATTACACACACCCCATGATATACTTATCTttgctcagaaaaaagaaaaaagaagaaaaaaagtgaaacgTGATAAGAACCATTTTACATGATATTTCATTGTTCAATAATGGTTTCCATAGGAATAGTACGTGTTCTGTTGTTGGATTTGTGCATGTACTAAACTTTTCAGTCTAAATCCAAAGCTGTTAATTTTCAGTGGGAAGCAGGTGAAAATGGCGCAGATTTTGGCACCCTCTACCCAATGGCAGATGAGAATTACCAAGAACCCCGCAAATGCAAGTCCCATGACAGCAAAGATGTGGAGTTCTCTGTTATTGAAACAGAACAAGAAAGGGTCATGTAAAAGCTCAGCTAAGTTTCGGGTTTTTGCTGTGAAGTCTGATAACAGCACTGTCAACAGGCTAGAAAATCTACTAAGTTTGGACATCACTCCGTATACTGACAAAATCATTGCTGAGTACATTTGGTACACGTTTTTTGCTTACATATGTTTGAGGCAATTTATGGTTCAGCTAGATCTATATGAGCACTCCTTAAATTTTAAGATAATGTCATAATCATTTTGAAACAGGATTGGAGGATCTGGGATTGATCTGCGTAGCAAGTCAAGGGTATAATAATGCTAATGACATGATAGAGTAGAATGCAAGCGTCCATTATTTCtcaatgtttgatttttattgttatttttgtagTTCCACATGTTAAACATTGATATTGTTGTTACTtcctttctaaattttttagacaATACCCAAGCCTGTTGAACATCCATCTGAGCTCCCCAAGTGGAATTATGATGGATCAAGTACTGGTCAAGCACCGGGTGAAGATAGTGAAGTAATTCTATAGTAAGATCTTAAGaacaaaatgacatttttcaattttagtgTTGGTTGCACCATAAGATTGACCTAGTATTTTTCTCCAGCCCTCAAGCAATTTTTAAGGACCCTTTTCGCGGTGGTAACAATATCTTGGTAAGTGACTAGTTAGTTCTGAAGATAATGTAATATAATCAtggaaaaactacagctttgaAATTGTTTGCTTTCTGATGATATTATGCCTTCGCTTTAAACAGGTAATTTGTGATACATACACGCCAGCAGGCGAGCCTATCCCAACAAACAAACGCCACAGGGCTGCTGAGATCTTCAGTAACAAGAAGGTTGCAGACGAAGTACCATGGCGAGTTTCCTCTGATTATTTTTAGCTTAAATTTAGCATCCCATGCTTTACAATTAGACTGTTAGCGTGTGAGAGACAGGCAGATTGCATCCACACTACTATGTTTGAAAGGTCTAATGTACAATTAAACGTATATAGTTTAGTGTTAACATCCATGATTATGAAATGCAGCTGTGGTTATCAGCACATTACTCGTATTTTTAACTAAATAATGATCATTACGTTTCCTGAATTGGACAGTATTTATATTAATACATAGTGAAGAAGTACCATccttgtaaaatatattttacgaATGAAAATTGTGCTTATGGTTTCTGAATAATAACTCAGGTATGGGATTGAGCAAGAGTACACCTTACTTCAAACAGACGTGAAATGGCCATTAGGTTGGCCTGTTGGAGGCTATCCTGGTCCTCAGGTGCTATGAATTTATATTAGATAACTATGATTATAGGATTGTGTAAATTTGATTGTGTTTTTTATTATGCGACATGAATGTATGTGATACTTTTTTGCTTGTTTCAGGGTCCATACTACTGTGCTGCAGGGGCAGACAAGTCATTTGGCCGTGACATATCAGATGCTCATTACAAAGCTTGCTTATATGCCGGAATTAACGTCAGTGGCACCAATGGAGAGGTTATGCCTGGCCAGGTTCTCATCTCA from Corylus avellana chromosome ca1, CavTom2PMs-1.0 encodes the following:
- the LOC132167303 gene encoding glutamine synthetase leaf isozyme, chloroplastic: MAQILAPSTQWQMRITKNPANASPMTAKMWSSLLLKQNKKGSCKSSAKFRVFAVKSDNSTVNRLENLLSLDITPYTDKIIAEYIWIGGSGIDLRSKSRTIPKPVEHPSELPKWNYDGSSTGQAPGEDSEVILYPQAIFKDPFRGGNNILVICDTYTPAGEPIPTNKRHRAAEIFSNKKVADEVPWYGIEQEYTLLQTDVKWPLGWPVGGYPGPQGPYYCAAGADKSFGRDISDAHYKACLYAGINVSGTNGEVMPGQWEYQVGPSVGIDAGDHIWCSRYILERITEQAGVVLSLDPKPIEGDWNGAGCHTNYSTKSMREDGGFEVIKKAILNLSLRHKEHISAYGEGNERRLTGKHETASINTFSWGVANRGCSIRVGRETEQKGKGYLEDRRPASNMDPYIVTALLAETTLLWEPTLEAEALAAQKLALNV